Proteins encoded within one genomic window of Geotalea daltonii FRC-32:
- a CDS encoding DUF2589 domain-containing protein codes for MAGELVNMSDQFKGLPMEDLIGGPLNAACNAQVKLAQATADFIKVIGFLPPASGSQDPYSGGTRNALFKFRRPVDKPTAIPGTPGSTMEEEVEISVPLLAIVKVPSLSITTVDVSFDMEVKSSFSSKESTDAAASLEAEMSIGWGCFKATAKIHGSVATHKENTRSSDNSAKYHVLVHAEDKGMPEGLSRVLDILQTACAPRAISPPKDVQPLPAPA; via the coding sequence ATGGCAGGCGAACTCGTAAATATGTCAGACCAGTTCAAGGGATTACCCATGGAGGACCTCATCGGGGGGCCGCTCAATGCGGCTTGCAATGCACAGGTAAAATTGGCCCAGGCTACGGCGGATTTCATCAAAGTAATCGGCTTTCTTCCCCCTGCATCGGGATCTCAAGATCCATACAGCGGCGGGACGAGAAACGCACTGTTCAAATTCAGGCGGCCGGTGGATAAGCCTACTGCCATTCCCGGAACACCAGGCTCGACCATGGAGGAGGAGGTAGAAATAAGCGTACCGCTGCTGGCCATCGTCAAGGTTCCCAGCCTGAGCATCACCACGGTCGATGTTTCCTTCGACATGGAGGTCAAATCGTCCTTTTCATCCAAGGAATCCACCGATGCCGCCGCTTCCCTGGAAGCGGAAATGTCCATCGGTTGGGGATGCTTCAAGGCAACGGCAAAAATCCATGGTTCGGTGGCAACCCACAAGGAAAACACCCGCAGCTCGGATAACTCGGCGAAATATCACGTCCTGGTCCATGCAGAGGACAAGGGGATGCCGGAAGGCCTTTCCAGGGTTCTGGATATTCTGCAGACAGCCTGCGCTCCACGGGCAATCAGCCCACCCAAGGATGTGCAGCCTCTTCCCGCACCGGCCTGA
- a CDS encoding helix-turn-helix domain-containing protein: MSLEKIMSSSEIGAAIRRRRHELSLSQEELAARLEVSYQQIQRYESGKNKLNVENIQLVADALSVPVGYFFQVVHQETVIESTIEQPCPKEQELLAQFRSIRDDQMKTLVINLSRLAAQGKEARHD, translated from the coding sequence ATGTCATTGGAGAAGATCATGAGCAGCAGCGAGATCGGCGCGGCCATCAGGCGCCGCAGACACGAATTGTCCCTGTCCCAGGAAGAACTGGCCGCACGGCTCGAAGTGTCATATCAACAGATCCAGCGCTACGAAAGCGGCAAAAACAAACTCAATGTCGAAAATATCCAGCTTGTTGCCGATGCCCTTTCAGTTCCAGTCGGTTATTTTTTTCAAGTCGTTCATCAAGAAACCGTTATCGAATCCACAATTGAGCAACCCTGTCCAAAAGAACAGGAACTGCTTGCCCAATTCAGAAGCATTCGCGACGACCAGATGAAAACTCTGGTAATCAACCTGTCACGCCTGGCGGCACAGGGGAAGGAGGCAAGGCATGATTAA
- a CDS encoding patatin-like phospholipase family protein encodes MPEEPIALMMVGGGIRFPVFVGALKAIEEKGLCISKVIGSSTGSVIGALYAAGMTPEELLQLALSTDTQRFKDFSIKSVLRNFGLCSGDELERWVDDRIGGKTFGQGLRYPLHIIATDMLSYQPVVFCSEKFAGVKIASAATASSAVPWVFGYRKLSANGKKYALVDGSLMSGVVERGLSRTGKTLILKVVSKRTLNHPHHDKVQLRDYFLEMLTFSMHTQEKEFMKGGKWKDTILLYCANVEPAKFSLTEHEINFLYSQGYEQTMTYLEYKWGI; translated from the coding sequence TTGCCTGAAGAACCCATAGCGCTGATGATGGTCGGTGGGGGAATACGCTTCCCTGTCTTTGTCGGTGCATTGAAAGCCATAGAAGAAAAGGGACTGTGTATTTCGAAAGTGATTGGCTCCTCCACCGGAAGCGTCATCGGCGCACTTTATGCCGCCGGCATGACTCCAGAGGAACTTCTCCAGCTCGCACTCAGCACCGATACCCAACGGTTCAAGGATTTCAGCATCAAAAGCGTCTTGCGCAACTTCGGCCTGTGCAGCGGAGATGAGCTTGAACGCTGGGTCGACGACCGGATTGGGGGAAAGACCTTTGGCCAGGGTTTGCGGTATCCCCTGCACATTATCGCCACCGACATGCTGAGCTATCAGCCGGTGGTCTTTTGCTCCGAAAAGTTTGCCGGTGTGAAAATAGCCTCAGCTGCCACAGCTTCCAGTGCTGTCCCGTGGGTATTCGGCTACCGGAAGCTTTCGGCAAACGGTAAAAAGTACGCACTGGTGGACGGTTCGCTCATGTCGGGGGTGGTGGAACGGGGGCTTAGCCGCACCGGCAAGACACTGATCCTGAAAGTGGTTTCCAAACGGACACTGAACCATCCCCATCACGACAAAGTGCAGCTGCGGGATTATTTTCTGGAGATGCTGACCTTCAGCATGCACACCCAGGAAAAGGAATTCATGAAAGGGGGCAAGTGGAAGGATACCATCCTCCTCTACTGCGCCAATGTGGAGCCGGCAAAGTTCTCCCTGACGGAGCATGAGATAAACTTCCTCTACAGTCAGGGATATGAGCAGACCATGACTTACCTGGAGTACAAGTGGGGGATCTGA
- a CDS encoding ABC transporter substrate-binding protein, whose protein sequence is MKLLLPLILAVFLLLPAQALAAEVLIVQSTRHSGYGEAFKGFRTACTVSSHTIVLEDYSETDIARIVREEQPSLILAIGDSALAALKKIRRIPIISVMALNLSSGNTPANVTGVRMTISPERYITLFKTFQVRKVGILFSQARSGAYIKRARQAAERAGVDLVLREVHNPRQTPLQLSTLKGNVDSLWLLPDATAMTRGTVDAYFLFAMEQAKPIFAFSDVYLAYGAAAALEADRFAMGKQAGEMANRLLGGLAPADIPVEDPRSISLKTNHSVIRKLGMTYSD, encoded by the coding sequence TTGAAACTGCTCCTGCCGCTTATACTGGCAGTCTTTCTGCTGTTGCCGGCGCAGGCACTGGCCGCCGAGGTTCTAATAGTGCAGAGCACACGTCATTCCGGTTACGGCGAGGCCTTCAAGGGCTTCAGGACTGCCTGTACCGTCAGCAGCCACACGATCGTTCTAGAGGACTACTCCGAAACAGACATTGCCAGAATCGTCAGGGAAGAACAGCCATCCCTCATACTGGCCATAGGCGATTCCGCCCTGGCAGCTTTGAAAAAGATCCGGCGCATTCCCATAATCTCGGTGATGGCCCTTAACCTCTCATCCGGAAATACTCCAGCCAATGTCACTGGCGTACGAATGACAATCTCACCTGAACGGTACATCACATTGTTTAAAACATTCCAGGTCAGGAAGGTGGGTATCCTTTTCAGCCAGGCGCGTAGCGGGGCCTATATAAAACGTGCACGTCAGGCCGCAGAACGTGCCGGGGTCGATCTCGTACTGCGTGAGGTTCACAACCCGCGTCAAACGCCACTGCAGTTGTCCACCCTTAAGGGCAATGTTGATTCGCTGTGGCTTTTGCCCGATGCAACGGCCATGACGAGAGGAACTGTTGATGCTTACTTCCTCTTTGCCATGGAGCAGGCTAAACCGATTTTTGCCTTCTCCGATGTTTACCTTGCCTATGGCGCCGCTGCCGCTCTGGAGGCAGACCGTTTTGCCATGGGAAAGCAGGCCGGGGAAATGGCCAATCGACTCCTTGGTGGACTGGCTCCTGCCGACATACCCGTTGAAGATCCCCGCTCCATTTCCTTAAAAACCAATCATAGTGTCATTCGTAAACTGGGTATGACCTATTCTGATTGA
- a CDS encoding TonB-dependent receptor plug domain-containing protein, which produces MAVVPAWGDQAEDELTKLGFFTEKISDAPAPSPRPASRIAENVTVITAEQIESLNVHTLAEVLNTVPGIQLEQVRTPGSWSFFNIQGAISKHIQVLIDGVPQNDLVENAPDLGMISVQHIERVEIIKGAASAAWGQALGGVINIVTKSPEADKAVAGSVFSSYGQKSTSDMRGELSGTINRFGYYLSGGNLHSSGLVADNQINGNNAYGKITYDFPAKGYLTLGFDYRGAVRGLFSSSEFDVKDSDSSSYGYSFLNFVYPFHNRLKLDLLVRESRKTHEYFAHTYAGVLLGDFSYTARERTRGTSAKVTWGDSWRNLVVGVDYQHDTVSQRVTLLQADLDERVMDRWGIYTNGAYTIGDLTILPGIRFDDTGIDSNLFSYTLGATYQLTEKTVLRCYGAKGYSLPNALRVKPPEQVWTAQVGAESSQLPYVWLKGTFFYNHLWDIDNAYIPDLKQAVRQGGELEVRTVPLYGLFFTAGYTFTDARNRETNERIKTVPVHSAKLSLQYDDSHTGLRGVLTGNYVRWNAVPENGARDASVLWDLSLTKSISLREYAPELFFTVHNVFDNSQYQLFMLENTGRWLEGGMRFKF; this is translated from the coding sequence ATGGCAGTGGTTCCAGCCTGGGGTGATCAAGCGGAAGATGAGTTGACCAAACTCGGTTTTTTTACGGAAAAGATTTCCGATGCACCTGCACCTTCGCCACGCCCCGCCTCTCGCATTGCCGAGAATGTCACCGTAATCACCGCCGAACAGATTGAATCCCTCAATGTCCACACCCTGGCCGAGGTGCTTAACACCGTACCAGGTATCCAGCTGGAACAGGTGCGAACTCCCGGCAGCTGGTCTTTTTTCAATATCCAAGGGGCGATCAGCAAGCATATCCAGGTCCTTATAGACGGTGTGCCCCAAAATGACCTGGTGGAAAATGCCCCGGACCTGGGAATGATTTCCGTGCAGCACATCGAGCGGGTCGAGATTATAAAGGGGGCGGCTTCTGCTGCCTGGGGTCAGGCCCTGGGCGGAGTCATCAATATCGTAACAAAATCTCCAGAAGCTGATAAGGCTGTCGCTGGCAGCGTCTTTTCATCCTACGGCCAGAAGTCCACATCGGACATGCGTGGGGAGCTCAGCGGTACCATAAATCGTTTCGGCTATTACCTGAGTGGCGGCAATCTCCACTCCAGCGGGCTTGTCGCCGATAACCAGATCAATGGAAACAACGCCTACGGAAAGATTACCTATGACTTCCCTGCCAAAGGCTATCTAACTCTTGGTTTCGACTATCGTGGGGCGGTCAGGGGGCTTTTTTCCTCCTCTGAGTTCGATGTGAAGGATTCCGACAGCTCCAGCTATGGTTATTCCTTCCTCAATTTCGTCTATCCCTTTCATAACAGGCTGAAACTGGATTTATTGGTCCGGGAATCCCGCAAAACACATGAATATTTTGCCCACACCTATGCCGGCGTCTTACTGGGGGATTTTTCCTATACGGCCCGAGAAAGAACCAGGGGAACCAGTGCCAAAGTTACCTGGGGTGATTCATGGCGAAATCTGGTCGTAGGCGTCGATTATCAACATGACACTGTCAGTCAGAGGGTGACTCTGCTCCAGGCAGACCTTGATGAGCGGGTGATGGACCGCTGGGGAATATATACCAATGGCGCCTACACCATCGGCGACCTGACAATACTGCCCGGTATTCGCTTTGACGACACCGGAATAGATAGCAATCTATTCAGCTATACCCTGGGCGCTACCTATCAACTGACCGAAAAGACAGTGCTGCGTTGTTATGGCGCCAAGGGTTACAGTCTTCCCAACGCCTTGCGTGTGAAACCCCCGGAGCAGGTCTGGACGGCCCAGGTAGGCGCCGAATCTTCCCAACTTCCATACGTCTGGTTGAAAGGAACTTTCTTTTACAACCATCTCTGGGATATTGACAACGCTTATATTCCGGACCTGAAGCAAGCCGTAAGGCAGGGGGGTGAACTTGAGGTGCGTACGGTCCCCTTGTATGGTCTCTTCTTTACCGCCGGTTATACCTTTACCGATGCCCGCAATAGGGAAACCAACGAGCGGATCAAGACGGTGCCTGTTCATTCGGCCAAGCTTTCTCTCCAATATGACGATAGCCATACTGGTTTGCGCGGTGTTCTGACCGGAAACTACGTTCGCTGGAATGCCGTGCCTGAAAATGGAGCCAGAGATGCTTCCGTTCTTTGGGATCTGAGCCTGACAAAAAGTATTTCACTGAGGGAATATGCTCCAGAGCTGTTTTTTACGGTGCATAATGTTTTCGACAATTCCCAGTATCAGCTGTTTATGCTCGAAAACACCGGCCGGTGGCTGGAAGGTGGCATGAGGTTCAAGTTTTGA
- the gptA gene encoding geopeptide — translation MENETVELEVLDEGQSNEEENNTCCMSGLTRIF, via the coding sequence ATGGAGAACGAAACCGTAGAACTGGAAGTTCTGGACGAAGGGCAGTCGAATGAAGAAGAGAATAATACCTGCTGCATGTCAGGCCTTACACGCATTTTCTGA
- the gptM gene encoding geopeptide radical SAM maturase — translation MPLSRYLKIYPCPDKADSFIVYSTRKGSLIRVSSALLAAAREGTLGEADRRTLSRLAVFTEDLDAERNEMLSTVDRANRSTSRFKAIIVLNLDCNLACPYCYEDPFRGRHYMSAATAGQLIETLVDNQLRQDRDVQLDFYGGEALLSKSLLTKIAAALSDAAHSHGRKFSFGMVTNGTLLTRSTVEELLPLGFTGAKVTLDGPKEIHDRQRPFISGNGSFDTIVSNLKGVWDLIDLQIGGNFSPDNYRQFPRLLDHLLKEGLTPDKVGLIQFSPIIPKAAKSAEISFVSGCTSSADAWLAEAALFLREETLKRGYAVHKPAMAACMVEFDDYMAVNYDGRLFKCPAFIGWPELSVGTLTDGISDYSVSHNLNLWKNEQCLDCSYLPICFGGCRFLTLVKNNAIEGLDCRKEFFDATLEQIVIQDLRYRAGKKPKERSQTAQT, via the coding sequence ATGCCACTTTCCCGCTACCTGAAAATTTATCCCTGCCCGGACAAAGCCGATTCATTCATCGTCTACTCCACCAGGAAGGGTTCCTTGATAAGGGTCTCGTCAGCCCTGCTGGCAGCAGCCCGTGAAGGCACCCTTGGCGAAGCGGACCGGCGTACGCTCAGCCGCCTGGCAGTTTTCACCGAAGATCTGGATGCCGAGAGGAACGAGATGCTGTCGACGGTAGACAGAGCCAATCGGAGCACCAGCAGGTTCAAGGCCATCATCGTCCTCAATCTTGACTGCAACCTGGCCTGCCCCTACTGCTACGAAGACCCCTTCCGCGGCAGACATTACATGTCGGCAGCTACCGCCGGACAGCTGATAGAAACGCTTGTCGATAATCAGCTGAGACAAGATCGCGACGTCCAGTTGGATTTCTATGGTGGAGAAGCGCTGCTTTCAAAATCTTTACTGACGAAAATAGCTGCTGCCCTCTCGGATGCCGCCCACAGCCACGGGAGAAAGTTCTCATTCGGCATGGTAACCAATGGCACCCTTCTCACCAGGTCAACTGTTGAAGAATTGCTGCCTCTCGGCTTTACCGGCGCCAAGGTTACCCTTGACGGGCCGAAGGAAATCCATGACCGGCAACGTCCCTTCATATCGGGCAATGGCAGTTTCGATACCATCGTCAGCAATTTGAAAGGGGTATGGGATCTCATAGACCTACAGATCGGGGGTAATTTCTCCCCCGACAATTATCGCCAATTCCCCCGTCTGCTCGACCACTTGCTAAAGGAGGGACTGACGCCGGATAAGGTAGGTCTGATACAATTCTCGCCCATCATACCGAAGGCGGCCAAATCCGCCGAAATCAGCTTCGTATCGGGCTGCACCTCTTCTGCCGATGCCTGGCTTGCGGAGGCGGCACTCTTTCTGCGGGAGGAAACATTAAAGCGGGGGTATGCAGTGCATAAACCTGCAATGGCCGCATGTATGGTTGAATTTGATGACTACATGGCAGTAAATTACGACGGCAGGCTGTTCAAATGTCCCGCTTTTATCGGCTGGCCGGAGCTGTCGGTCGGAACATTGACGGATGGAATAAGTGATTATTCCGTCTCCCATAACCTGAACCTGTGGAAAAACGAACAATGCCTGGACTGCAGCTACCTGCCCATCTGCTTTGGCGGCTGCAGGTTCCTCACGCTGGTAAAAAACAATGCCATTGAGGGATTAGATTGCCGTAAGGAATTTTTCGATGCGACCCTGGAACAAATCGTCATTCAGGACTTGCGGTATCGAGCTGGAAAGAAACCGAAAGAAAGGTCGCAAACAGCGCAGACATGA
- a CDS encoding sensor histidine kinase, with the protein MNLQKLKKNFRFRLFAIFTVITALITALFTGLLVNHDIASYRLQAAEKAHLLASLLANTIRLPLYAEDRQTLEHVARETVRKPGVVHVVIANQEGTVLVDLVKQNVEDPGTVTSVTVSVTSGSMADSAESALTGDGTGEANPIGSVRLYLNSEDLPKKIRDTIIFTSTLALIFWLSVLALSFLALKKATRSFNALMQGVEHIRQGDYSVRIAIQSNDEPEQAAMAINDLATTLQNRELENRRLQSELLNAMKIEVREERKLLMAKLIQTNRMTSLGLLVSSMAHEINNPNGAIRLAAQYLNKAWKDAVPVLEGVAREEGDFSLGGIPLSMAGEEVIRSGENIIRNTGRIEAVIRNLRSYSLGERNELRPDMDVNMVINDALAVIRAHGRHGNLEIAVELADDLPLVNGNRHQMEQVIINLLLNAIQAMPGESGTINLTTARDGRAEEVLISVRDEGVGILPENQERLYEPFFSTRIDDGGSGLGLYISNFIITEHQGKLEVLSSPGVGSTFTIRLPVPQSAG; encoded by the coding sequence ATGAACCTGCAGAAACTGAAAAAAAACTTTCGCTTCAGGCTGTTTGCCATTTTCACGGTCATCACCGCCCTTATCACCGCCCTGTTTACCGGGCTTCTGGTAAATCACGATATTGCCTCATACCGCTTGCAGGCAGCGGAAAAAGCCCATCTTCTCGCCTCACTTCTTGCCAACACCATACGTCTGCCGCTATATGCGGAAGACAGACAGACACTGGAGCATGTTGCCCGGGAAACGGTCCGAAAACCGGGGGTTGTCCATGTTGTCATCGCTAATCAGGAAGGTACGGTACTTGTCGATCTGGTAAAACAGAACGTGGAGGATCCGGGCACCGTTACCAGTGTCACCGTGAGTGTCACTTCCGGCAGCATGGCCGATTCAGCCGAATCGGCGCTGACCGGGGACGGCACGGGTGAGGCAAATCCCATCGGCTCGGTACGCCTGTACCTGAATTCGGAAGACCTGCCGAAAAAGATCCGGGACACGATTATCTTTACCTCGACTCTGGCTCTTATTTTCTGGTTATCGGTTTTGGCCCTCAGTTTTCTCGCCCTGAAAAAAGCTACCCGGTCATTCAACGCTCTGATGCAGGGAGTCGAGCACATCAGGCAAGGCGACTATTCGGTGAGGATTGCCATCCAATCAAACGATGAGCCTGAACAGGCTGCCATGGCAATCAACGATCTTGCAACGACCCTGCAAAATCGGGAGCTGGAAAACCGACGGCTGCAGTCGGAACTGCTCAATGCCATGAAAATCGAGGTCCGGGAAGAAAGAAAGCTGCTCATGGCCAAGCTGATCCAGACCAACAGGATGACCTCCCTCGGGCTGCTGGTCTCCAGCATGGCCCACGAAATCAACAACCCCAACGGCGCAATAAGACTTGCTGCACAGTACCTTAACAAGGCATGGAAGGATGCTGTCCCCGTGCTGGAAGGGGTAGCCAGGGAGGAGGGTGATTTCAGCTTGGGCGGGATTCCACTGAGCATGGCAGGTGAAGAAGTGATCAGGAGCGGTGAGAATATCATCCGCAATACCGGGAGGATCGAAGCGGTAATCAGGAACCTCAGGTCCTACAGCCTGGGAGAACGCAACGAGTTGCGCCCGGACATGGATGTCAACATGGTCATAAATGATGCCCTGGCTGTAATCCGCGCCCATGGCCGTCATGGCAATCTGGAGATTGCCGTGGAACTGGCTGACGACCTGCCGCTGGTGAACGGCAACCGGCACCAGATGGAACAGGTCATTATCAACCTGCTGTTGAACGCCATCCAGGCAATGCCCGGTGAGAGCGGCACCATTAATCTTACAACCGCCAGGGATGGCCGTGCCGAAGAAGTGCTTATTTCCGTGAGAGACGAAGGAGTCGGAATTCTTCCGGAAAACCAGGAGAGGCTCTACGAGCCTTTTTTCTCAACGAGAATCGATGACGGTGGAAGCGGATTGGGTCTTTACATTTCCAATTTCATCATCACCGAACACCAGGGAAAGCTGGAGGTACTTTCCTCGCCCGGAGTGGGAAGCACCTTTACCATCAGGCTTCCCGTGCCCCAATCGGCAGGATAA
- a CDS encoding sigma-54-dependent transcriptional regulator: MNNNVANQSVLIVDDDTAVLHELRLMLLSNGIRGIETISDSSEVVSRLEQNNYSVVLMDWIMPGLTGAELLPLLARRFPHVPVIVITAVSDLQTVVRCIKQGAFDYMTKPVDADRLLLTVEKAFHISELANQNKVLKGYLLGEPLAHPEHFSDLITRSEKMQSLFKLIETVAPSCHPVLIQGETGVGKELIARAIHRSSEFSGAFVPLNVAGLDDFMFSDTLFGHKKGAFTGANEPREGLIAKAQGGTLFLDEIGDMTMESQVKLLRLLQEREYYRLGSDVLIKSDARIIAASNHDFSALITQGKFRHDLYQRLCFHELHIPPLRDRSQDIIPLVEHYVAKAASSYEKPVPDISRELVVALQEYDYPGNVRELISKIYKGVAQSRREILTLEDFPELKQKGGSGKPEVKLAYAGIFCLQATFEQFPNFSDMERLLSDEALKITNGNKTAAAELLGISRPTLQKKLAAFGSP; encoded by the coding sequence ATGAATAACAATGTTGCCAATCAATCGGTCCTGATCGTCGATGACGATACTGCTGTTCTGCATGAATTGAGACTGATGCTTCTATCCAACGGCATAAGGGGGATAGAGACCATTTCCGACAGCAGTGAAGTGGTGTCCAGGCTGGAGCAGAACAACTATTCGGTGGTGCTGATGGATTGGATAATGCCTGGCCTGACCGGTGCGGAACTCCTTCCGTTGCTGGCACGCAGGTTCCCCCATGTCCCGGTTATCGTCATAACGGCTGTCAGCGACCTGCAAACGGTGGTCAGATGCATCAAGCAAGGGGCATTCGACTACATGACCAAGCCGGTGGATGCCGACCGCCTGCTGCTGACCGTGGAAAAGGCGTTCCACATCAGCGAACTTGCCAATCAGAACAAGGTGCTGAAAGGCTATCTCCTCGGCGAGCCGTTGGCCCACCCGGAACACTTCAGTGACCTGATCACCAGAAGCGAAAAAATGCAGTCCCTCTTCAAGTTGATAGAAACGGTCGCACCCTCATGCCATCCCGTCCTCATCCAGGGCGAGACCGGTGTCGGCAAAGAACTGATCGCCAGAGCCATCCACAGGTCCAGCGAGTTCTCCGGAGCCTTCGTCCCCCTGAATGTTGCCGGCCTGGATGACTTCATGTTCAGTGATACCCTCTTCGGCCACAAAAAAGGCGCTTTCACCGGCGCCAACGAGCCCAGGGAAGGACTGATCGCCAAGGCCCAGGGGGGAACCCTGTTCCTTGACGAGATAGGTGACATGACCATGGAATCCCAGGTCAAGTTGCTGCGGCTTTTGCAAGAACGCGAATACTACCGGCTCGGCTCCGATGTCCTGATAAAGTCCGATGCACGCATCATCGCCGCATCCAACCATGACTTCTCGGCTCTGATTACCCAAGGTAAATTCAGGCATGACCTTTACCAGCGCCTCTGTTTCCATGAGCTGCATATTCCGCCTCTCCGGGATAGAAGCCAGGATATCATTCCCCTTGTGGAGCATTATGTGGCCAAGGCAGCAAGTTCTTACGAAAAGCCGGTACCGGATATTTCCCGTGAACTGGTGGTCGCTTTGCAGGAATATGACTATCCGGGAAACGTTCGGGAGCTTATCAGCAAAATATACAAGGGGGTTGCCCAGAGCCGCAGGGAGATTCTTACCCTGGAGGACTTTCCCGAACTGAAGCAAAAGGGGGGAAGCGGCAAACCGGAAGTTAAGCTGGCATATGCTGGGATTTTTTGCCTGCAGGCCACGTTTGAGCAATTTCCCAATTTTTCCGACATGGAGCGCCTGCTGTCAGATGAGGCGTTAAAGATAACAAACGGTAACAAGACCGCTGCTGCCGAGCTGTTGGGCATTTCCAGGCCCACCTTGCAGAAGAAGCTTGCGGCATTCGGCAGCCCATGA
- a CDS encoding pyridoxamine 5'-phosphate oxidase family protein yields MGILTEEMGRFIEEAGHAFVASADATGHPHLAAGRDLHVRNDSHLVFEAWLCRTTMENITANPMVAVAVATPATDKGYQFGGVVESATDTAIMDGYTKEGEDSALPQVQYRLVIRVDTVMEFSSGIHSDQPL; encoded by the coding sequence ATGGGAATTCTGACTGAAGAAATGGGCCGGTTCATTGAAGAAGCAGGGCATGCGTTCGTAGCTTCGGCAGACGCAACTGGACACCCTCACCTGGCCGCAGGACGGGATCTCCACGTCAGAAACGATTCGCACCTTGTCTTTGAAGCCTGGTTATGTCGCACCACAATGGAAAATATTACGGCAAATCCGATGGTTGCAGTTGCGGTGGCGACTCCTGCTACCGATAAAGGCTACCAATTCGGGGGTGTGGTCGAATCAGCTACAGATACTGCCATAATGGACGGCTACACAAAAGAGGGGGAAGATTCAGCCCTGCCTCAAGTGCAGTACAGACTGGTAATCAGAGTTGACACGGTAATGGAATTCAGCTCGGGAATCCATTCCGACCAGCCGCTGTAA
- a CDS encoding PilZ domain-containing protein, translating to MEKRKFARLAMHSDTNIKFNNTMYSGTVRDLSMKGAFVTTDVLIPVNETVEVTIYTSSTPNMLCDLQAKVIRSTEYGIGLEFEKTVLD from the coding sequence ATGGAAAAAAGAAAATTCGCCCGGCTGGCAATGCACTCCGACACCAACATCAAATTCAATAACACCATGTACAGCGGTACCGTCCGGGACCTCAGCATGAAGGGTGCATTTGTCACGACCGATGTCCTGATTCCGGTGAACGAGACGGTGGAAGTGACCATCTATACCTCTTCCACCCCCAACATGCTCTGCGATCTGCAGGCGAAAGTCATCAGATCTACGGAATACGGCATCGGGCTGGAATTCGAAAAGACAGTTCTCGATTGA
- the hypE gene encoding hydrogenase expression/formation protein HypE, with translation MNGDLILLGHGSGGKLSHQLLDQLIIPSLSGVSLTGQNDAAVVDHEGSRLAFTTDSYVVDPIFFPGGNIGDLAVNGTVNDLAMVGARPLHMSVGLIIEEGFSRSDLSVILASMRSAADLAGVAIVTGDTKVVPRGKADRIFINTSGIGILEHQLHISGSGARVGDKIIINGTIGDHGIAVLAARYGLELVAGIQSDTAALYGLVAELLPEGEYLHVLRDPTRGGVATTLKEIALQSNVTISLQEAALPVKSPVSGVCSILGLDPLHIANEGKLVAVVAADAAERVLAIMRRHPLGLDAAVIGEVVDASAGKMVMETVVGGIRGVDMLTGEQLPRIC, from the coding sequence ATGAATGGAGATTTGATTCTTCTTGGCCATGGAAGTGGCGGAAAGCTCTCCCATCAGCTTCTGGACCAGCTCATTATCCCCTCCCTCTCCGGTGTCTCCCTTACGGGGCAGAACGACGCCGCTGTTGTGGATCATGAAGGGAGCAGGCTTGCTTTCACAACCGATTCCTATGTTGTCGATCCCATCTTTTTCCCCGGTGGGAATATCGGCGACCTGGCCGTGAACGGGACCGTCAACGATCTTGCCATGGTCGGAGCGAGGCCTCTCCATATGAGTGTCGGTCTGATCATAGAGGAAGGCTTCAGCAGGAGTGATCTTTCTGTCATCCTCGCCTCCATGCGTTCAGCGGCAGATCTGGCCGGGGTAGCGATCGTCACCGGCGATACCAAGGTGGTCCCCAGGGGCAAGGCCGATCGTATCTTCATCAACACTTCCGGCATCGGCATCCTTGAGCACCAGCTGCATATTAGCGGCAGCGGCGCCAGGGTAGGGGACAAGATCATTATCAATGGCACCATCGGCGATCACGGCATAGCCGTGCTTGCAGCGCGGTACGGGCTTGAACTTGTAGCCGGCATCCAAAGCGACACTGCTGCCCTCTATGGGCTGGTGGCTGAATTGCTCCCGGAAGGGGAATATTTGCATGTGCTGCGGGATCCTACCCGTGGGGGCGTTGCCACCACCCTCAAGGAAATAGCCCTGCAATCCAATGTCACCATCAGCCTCCAGGAAGCGGCCTTGCCTGTCAAAAGTCCAGTCAGCGGCGTATGTTCCATACTTGGGCTGGACCCTCTTCATATTGCCAATGAGGGAAAACTTGTGGCGGTAGTTGCTGCCGACGCTGCGGAAAGGGTGTTGGCAATCATGCGTCGCCACCCCCTTGGCCTGGATGCGGCCGTTATCGGCGAGGTTGTGGACGCTTCTGCCGGCAAAATGGTTATGGAAACGGTAGTTGGTGGGATCAGAGGTGTTGATATGCTGACGGGTGAGCAGTTGCCGCGAATCTGCTGA